A DNA window from Alphaproteobacteria bacterium contains the following coding sequences:
- a CDS encoding ABC transporter substrate-binding protein: MKRVLRRRACEWIAALLVSISVFPSVPSAEVAKGNVRIGVLTDLSGFASDAAGEGSIVAVRMAVEDFGGAVAGMPIEVVSADHQDKSEIGAEIAREWLDNQGVDVVVDVAVSPVALAVNEVVRERNKVLLATAPTTEELTGSACSPNTVHWTLDAWAVATATTRGLLKLGDDSWFFITGDHRVGLALERDARAAIEKSSGTVVGDVRTPFDYPDFSPAVLSAQGSHAKAIGLAVTGANIHNAIRQAAEHGVGSGGQALAGLATEITDVHAIGLKAAQGVYLAEPFYWNLSPETRDWSQRFATLHDSRMPTALQAGAYAATLHYLKALAVNRSDDGRRVVAAMKAMATNDPLFGPGSIRADGRALHPMYLFQVKRPEESKGAWDYYKLVETIPAQDAFRPIEAGGCPLVEGK, translated from the coding sequence ATGAAGAGGGTGCTGCGGCGGCGCGCGTGCGAGTGGATTGCTGCGCTCCTGGTATCGATCTCTGTTTTCCCGTCAGTTCCGTCCGCCGAAGTCGCCAAGGGCAACGTACGGATCGGCGTGCTGACCGATCTCTCGGGCTTTGCCTCCGATGCGGCCGGCGAAGGATCGATCGTCGCCGTGCGGATGGCGGTTGAGGATTTCGGCGGCGCTGTCGCCGGCATGCCGATCGAAGTCGTCTCGGCCGATCACCAGGACAAGTCCGAGATAGGTGCTGAGATCGCGCGCGAATGGCTCGACAATCAAGGTGTCGATGTCGTGGTCGATGTCGCGGTGTCGCCGGTCGCACTCGCCGTCAATGAGGTCGTGCGCGAGCGCAACAAGGTCTTGCTTGCGACCGCACCGACGACCGAGGAACTGACCGGCAGCGCTTGCTCGCCCAATACCGTGCATTGGACGCTCGATGCGTGGGCCGTCGCGACGGCTACGACGCGCGGCCTTCTGAAACTCGGCGACGATAGTTGGTTCTTCATCACGGGAGACCACCGGGTTGGCTTGGCGCTCGAGCGCGACGCGCGCGCGGCAATCGAAAAATCCAGTGGCACCGTTGTCGGCGATGTGCGCACGCCGTTCGACTATCCCGACTTCTCGCCGGCGGTGCTTTCGGCGCAAGGTTCGCACGCGAAGGCGATCGGCTTGGCGGTCACCGGCGCCAACATTCACAACGCGATCCGGCAGGCGGCCGAGCATGGTGTCGGTTCGGGCGGTCAGGCATTGGCCGGGCTTGCAACCGAAATCACCGATGTGCACGCAATCGGCCTCAAGGCGGCCCAGGGAGTCTATTTGGCAGAGCCGTTTTACTGGAACCTGAGCCCTGAGACCCGCGATTGGAGCCAGCGCTTCGCAACGCTCCACGACAGCCGGATGCCGACCGCACTTCAGGCCGGCGCTTACGCCGCGACTCTTCACTATCTCAAGGCGCTTGCGGTTAATCGAAGCGACGACGGCCGGCGGGTCGTTGCGGCGATGAAGGCGATGGCGACGAACGATCCGCTTTTCGGGCCCGGCTCGATCCGTGCCGACGGCCGAGCGCTCCACCCAATGTATCTATTCCAGGTAAAACGGCCGGAGGAATCGAAGGGTGCGTGGGACTATTACAAGCTCGTCGAAACGATCCCCGCGCAAGACGCCTTCCGGCCGATCGAGGCGGGCGGATGCCCGCTCGTGGAGGGCAAATAG
- a CDS encoding PilZ domain-containing protein: MAGLSEILNLSRWRKDRRTHPRTELPTLMLIASWRRFEAKDWSLGGCLIEASPGAFKVGDRIEGKIEIRGSSERGEFLAEVVRAQDSGEFGLRWLEVSVNLFAEMASVRMG, from the coding sequence ATGGCGGGACTGAGTGAAATCCTGAATCTTTCCAGATGGCGCAAGGATCGGCGCACTCACCCGCGCACGGAGTTGCCCACGCTCATGCTCATTGCCTCATGGCGCCGCTTCGAGGCGAAGGACTGGTCCCTCGGGGGCTGCCTGATCGAAGCGTCCCCCGGTGCGTTCAAGGTGGGTGATCGCATCGAGGGGAAAATCGAGATTCGCGGCTCGAGCGAGCGTGGCGAGTTTCTTGCCGAGGTCGTGCGCGCACAGGATTCGGGCGAGTTCGGCCTGCGCTGGCTCGAGGTCTCGGTCAATCTCTTCGCCGAGATGGCAAGCGTCAGAATGGGCTGA
- a CDS encoding DUF4189 domain-containing protein, with the protein MRHRWMIVVPVFGFALVGTAPLEPVRADCISNCSSFYNPLTNPNNWQSLRNDCVLRCPPQRSKTTTAYGALAYGTESTAWGFSYNQDSADAAARVALEGCKPNGDDCKVVYHFYNTCAALAAVEDKGVFATAYAATRGKAEGAAMADCARQYGDGCVMEVSACSLP; encoded by the coding sequence GTGAGACACCGCTGGATGATCGTCGTTCCGGTATTCGGCTTTGCTCTCGTCGGCACCGCACCGCTTGAGCCGGTTCGAGCGGACTGCATCAGCAATTGCTCGTCGTTTTATAATCCGCTGACCAACCCCAACAATTGGCAATCGCTCCGGAACGACTGCGTGTTGCGTTGCCCTCCGCAGCGGTCGAAGACGACCACCGCCTACGGCGCCCTCGCTTATGGGACGGAAAGCACGGCGTGGGGTTTCTCCTATAACCAGGACAGTGCCGACGCTGCCGCCCGGGTCGCGCTCGAAGGATGCAAGCCGAACGGCGACGACTGCAAAGTCGTCTACCACTTCTACAATACCTGTGCGGCACTCGCGGCGGTGGAGGACAAGGGCGTGTTCGCGACCGCCTACGCCGCCACGCGCGGTAAAGCCGAGGGTGCTGCAATGGCCGACTGCGCGCGCCAGTATGGCGATGGTTGCGTAATGGAAGTATCGGCTTGTTCTCTTCCTTGA